One genomic window of Kaistia geumhonensis includes the following:
- a CDS encoding LysR family transcriptional regulator: protein MDTLTRMRTFVEVVEAGGFSAAARKMGRSKALISKYVRELEDELGARLLNRTTRTLSLTEVGQTYARDATEILQRIDDLQSSVGDAHAAARGRLKVSAPRTFGDGELGRAIMDFVLEEPDISLELHLEDRFVDLVDEGFDVAIRISSLSDSSLIARRLSSFRIVCCATDEVIARYGLPEMPIDLADRPCIVDWNVNRGSWPFMVEGERVTIAVKGRVEVNSPNVARQAALAGLGFVMVPYLVVRDDIAAGRLKAVLEPYETSAVAIHAVYPHRRHLSGKVRAFIDYLVRWFEGAGRNEGGC, encoded by the coding sequence ATGGACACGCTGACCCGCATGCGGACCTTCGTAGAGGTCGTCGAGGCCGGCGGCTTCTCGGCTGCCGCCCGCAAGATGGGCCGGTCCAAGGCGCTGATCTCGAAATATGTCCGCGAACTCGAGGACGAACTCGGCGCGCGGCTGCTCAACCGCACGACCCGTACCCTGTCGCTGACCGAGGTCGGCCAGACCTATGCCCGCGACGCGACCGAGATCCTGCAGCGCATCGACGACCTGCAGAGCTCGGTGGGCGACGCGCATGCCGCCGCCCGCGGCCGCCTCAAGGTCAGCGCGCCGCGCACCTTCGGCGACGGCGAGCTCGGCCGCGCGATCATGGATTTCGTGCTCGAGGAGCCCGACATCTCGCTGGAGCTGCATCTCGAGGACCGCTTCGTCGATCTCGTCGACGAGGGCTTCGACGTGGCGATCCGCATCTCCTCGCTGAGCGATTCGAGCCTCATCGCCCGGCGCCTCTCCTCGTTCCGCATCGTCTGTTGCGCGACCGACGAGGTCATCGCCCGCTACGGCCTGCCGGAGATGCCGATCGATCTGGCCGACCGACCCTGCATCGTCGACTGGAACGTCAATCGCGGCAGCTGGCCCTTCATGGTCGAGGGCGAGCGGGTGACGATCGCGGTCAAGGGGCGGGTGGAGGTCAACAGCCCCAATGTCGCGCGCCAAGCCGCCCTCGCCGGCCTCGGCTTCGTCATGGTGCCCTATCTCGTGGTCCGCGACGACATCGCGGCGGGACGCCTCAAGGCGGTGCTCGAGCCCTACGAGACCTCGGCGGTCGCGATCCATGCCGTCTATCCGCATCGCCGCCACCTTTCCGGCAAGGTGCGCGCCTTCATCGACTATCTCGTACGCTGGTTCGAGGGTGCCGGCCGCAACGAGGGCGGCTGCTGA
- a CDS encoding DUF1007 family protein, which yields MLNRFLIVSFAVLGSTLAASAHPHVFVDAREELVFDASGKMTAIRHVWQFDEAFTSFAVQGLDADGDGKLSDEELKPLAKVNVESLKEYRYFTNLKVGNKHIPVNPPTEYWLDFHSGRLTLFYTLPLRTPVAPGPETTLEVFDPEYFVAFNFVKGHQITLDGAPASCTTTVRPPHALDDATMAQIAAIPADQPDLPAELADAAASLATLISVRC from the coding sequence ATGCTGAACCGCTTTCTGATCGTCTCCTTCGCCGTTCTCGGCAGCACGCTCGCGGCATCCGCCCATCCGCATGTCTTCGTCGATGCCCGCGAGGAGCTCGTCTTCGATGCCTCAGGCAAGATGACGGCGATCCGCCACGTCTGGCAGTTCGACGAGGCCTTCACCTCCTTCGCGGTGCAGGGACTCGATGCCGATGGCGACGGCAAGCTTTCCGACGAGGAGCTGAAGCCGCTCGCCAAGGTCAATGTCGAGTCGCTGAAAGAATACCGCTATTTCACCAATCTCAAGGTCGGCAACAAGCACATCCCGGTCAATCCGCCGACCGAATATTGGCTCGACTTCCACAGCGGCCGCCTGACGCTCTTCTATACGCTTCCCTTGCGAACGCCGGTGGCGCCGGGACCGGAAACGACGCTCGAGGTGTTCGACCCAGAATATTTCGTTGCCTTCAACTTCGTGAAGGGCCACCAGATCACGCTCGACGGCGCCCCGGCCTCCTGCACGACCACAGTCCGGCCGCCGCATGCGCTCGACGACGCCACCATGGCGCAGATCGCGGCGATCCCCGCCGATCAGCCCGACCTGCCGGCCGAGCTCGCCGATGCCGCGGCCAGCCTCGCGACGCTCATCTCGGTGCGCTGCTGA
- a CDS encoding amidase, translated as MLLAFDPVDAFVDYPSVPVPASPEGPLRGLTLAVKDLYDVAGYPTGAGHPLVRAQSAVKTTTAPAVRKLLDAGAAFVGKTHTDEFAYSMNGENFHYGTPINVRAPGRIPGGSSSGSAAAVSAGLVDIALGSDTGGSVRAPASYNGLFGLRPTFGRIDISGTFPLAHSFDTVGWFARDIDTFGRVAPVLLGEDAGETPLTRFIVGDDIHALLLGDLEEAAIRSATPRIAAQLEPAGAVIVAPEGLAAWRMIFRTMQAYEAWQAHGDWIHANEPVFGPGVRERFEWASHVTAEEYASAGQRRAQVRERLLGLLGDDTVLAIPTTPGIAPLRGLGGEELDSYRNRALSMLCSAGLAGLPQINLPLAEHEGCPLGVSLVAPPGRDRALVDLARRIMAA; from the coding sequence CCCGTCCGTTCCCGTCCCCGCCTCGCCGGAAGGTCCGCTGCGCGGCCTCACGCTCGCGGTCAAGGATCTCTACGACGTCGCGGGCTATCCGACGGGCGCCGGCCATCCGCTGGTGCGGGCCCAGAGCGCGGTCAAGACCACGACGGCTCCGGCCGTGCGGAAGCTGCTCGATGCCGGCGCGGCCTTCGTCGGCAAGACGCACACCGACGAGTTCGCCTATTCGATGAACGGCGAGAATTTCCACTACGGTACGCCGATCAATGTCCGCGCGCCGGGCCGCATCCCCGGCGGCTCGTCGTCGGGCTCCGCTGCCGCGGTCTCGGCCGGCCTCGTCGACATCGCGCTCGGCTCGGATACCGGCGGCTCGGTGCGTGCGCCGGCCTCCTATAACGGCCTGTTCGGCCTGCGCCCGACCTTCGGGCGCATCGACATTTCCGGCACCTTCCCGCTCGCCCACTCCTTCGACACGGTCGGCTGGTTCGCCCGCGACATCGACACCTTCGGCCGCGTCGCGCCCGTCCTGCTCGGCGAGGACGCAGGCGAGACGCCGCTCACGCGCTTCATCGTCGGCGACGACATCCATGCGCTGCTGCTCGGCGATCTCGAGGAGGCCGCGATCCGCTCCGCGACGCCGCGCATCGCCGCGCAGCTCGAGCCGGCCGGCGCCGTGATCGTCGCGCCGGAGGGCCTTGCCGCCTGGCGCATGATCTTCCGCACCATGCAGGCCTACGAGGCCTGGCAGGCGCATGGCGACTGGATCCACGCCAATGAGCCCGTCTTTGGCCCCGGCGTGCGCGAGCGCTTCGAATGGGCGAGCCATGTGACGGCCGAGGAATACGCATCCGCCGGCCAGCGCCGGGCTCAGGTGCGCGAGCGCCTGCTCGGCCTCCTCGGAGACGACACCGTGCTCGCCATCCCGACGACGCCCGGCATCGCGCCGCTGCGCGGGCTCGGCGGCGAAGAACTCGATTCCTACCGCAACCGCGCCTTGTCCATGCTCTGCTCGGCCGGCCTTGCCGGACTGCCGCAGATCAACCTGCCGCTCGCCGAGCATGAGGGCTGTCCGCTCGGCGTCTCGCTGGTGGCGCCGCCCGGCCGCGACCGCGCCCTCGTCGATCTCGCCCGCCGCATCATGGCCGCATAG